A region of Prochlorococcus marinus CUG1416 DNA encodes the following proteins:
- a CDS encoding circularly permuted type 2 ATP-grasp protein yields the protein MKYMFSSYRPKNSFDEYFKDNVNSAREILIPLLSSLDNMGLEELNRNHSAAKKLLLRHGATFRLNDTGLKGTERILPFDPLPRIISKDDWLILEKGLKQRLEAIDLFLDDIYNSQNIINDGIIPRELIESSDGWRPQMIGFKPPLNKWCQISGLDLIRDRKGDWHVLEDNLRCPSGVAYFLENRLVMKNIFPNLFSGRIVKPIDEYPSYLLKTLQELAVWTDTPKIVLLTPGIFNSAYFEHSYLAQEMGIQLVQGHDLVCNDDYVYLKTTSGLKRVDVIYRRIDDDFLDPLNFRKDSCLGVSGLLNVFKAGHVALANAPGTGIADDKMIYSFVPKMIKYYLDEEIIIKNVETYICHYQKDQEYVLENLPKLVVKSVSEAGGYGMLIGPQSTSSEIEEFANKIRKNPRNFIAQPTLELSTVPSLCDGELYPCHVDLRPYILRGKDSWVSPGGLTRVALKKGSLVVNSSQGGGCKDTWVVGK from the coding sequence ATGAAATATATGTTTTCAAGTTATCGTCCTAAAAATAGTTTTGATGAATACTTTAAGGACAATGTTAATTCTGCTAGAGAAATATTAATTCCACTTCTGTCTTCTTTAGATAATATGGGTCTCGAAGAATTAAATAGAAATCATTCAGCAGCAAAAAAATTATTATTAAGACATGGTGCAACTTTCAGACTAAACGATACTGGTTTAAAAGGTACGGAGAGAATATTACCTTTTGATCCACTTCCAAGAATAATAAGTAAAGATGATTGGTTAATATTAGAAAAAGGTCTTAAACAAAGGCTTGAGGCAATTGATTTATTTCTTGATGATATTTATAATTCCCAAAATATTATTAATGACGGAATAATACCAAGAGAGTTAATAGAGAGTTCTGATGGTTGGCGGCCGCAGATGATAGGTTTCAAGCCTCCATTGAATAAATGGTGTCAGATTTCAGGACTTGATTTAATAAGGGACAGAAAAGGTGATTGGCATGTTTTAGAAGATAATTTAAGGTGTCCTTCTGGGGTTGCTTATTTCTTAGAAAATAGATTAGTTATGAAAAATATTTTCCCTAATCTTTTCTCTGGAAGAATAGTAAAGCCAATTGATGAATATCCATCATATCTTTTAAAAACTCTTCAAGAGCTAGCTGTTTGGACAGACACACCTAAGATAGTTCTACTAACTCCAGGAATTTTTAACAGTGCTTATTTTGAACATAGTTATTTAGCTCAAGAAATGGGTATACAACTAGTTCAGGGTCATGACTTAGTTTGTAATGATGATTATGTATATTTAAAAACTACATCTGGGTTAAAAAGGGTGGATGTCATTTACAGACGAATTGATGATGATTTCTTAGATCCTTTAAATTTTAGAAAAGATTCCTGCCTTGGTGTGAGCGGATTACTTAATGTTTTCAAGGCAGGTCATGTTGCTTTAGCAAACGCCCCCGGTACAGGCATAGCAGATGACAAAATGATTTATTCTTTTGTTCCAAAAATGATTAAATATTATCTTGATGAAGAAATTATTATTAAAAATGTAGAAACATATATTTGTCATTACCAAAAGGATCAAGAATATGTTCTAGAAAATTTACCAAAACTTGTTGTTAAGTCTGTTTCTGAAGCTGGCGGCTATGGAATGTTAATTGGGCCTCAATCTACAAGCAGTGAGATAGAAGAATTCGCTAATAAAATTAGAAAAAATCCTAGAAATTTCATAGCCCAACCAACATTAGAATTATCTACTGTTCCATCTTTATGTGATGGAGAACTATATCCATGTCATGTTGATTTAAGACCATATATATTGAGAGGTAAAGATTCATGGGTTAGCCCAGGTGGGCTTACGAGAGTAGCATTAAAAAAAGGATCATTAGTCGTCAACTCTTCTCAAGGTGGGGGATGCAAAGATACATGGGTTGTAGGAAAATAA
- a CDS encoding alpha-E domain-containing protein, with amino-acid sequence MLLSRVAESLYWINRYLERAENISRFVEVSEAMSLDCPPGSAEPWLPLIDASSDRESFDKRFPEKKPDDVINFLIRDRLNPNSIISCIQLARENARQIRDVMTSEMWEQINILYWNMQEGETIWNKPRQEQLSEIRRECQLFYGITDATLSKDLSWRFSILGRLIERADKTSRILDVKYYLLLPSLDKLGGVLDELQWIALLRSAGAYQMFRKAEQNSIKPNSVARFLLLDPIFPRSVRYCLDGISNTLKMIDSAPPPENPSELECMRGLLKAKWSYIRIEDIINDGLHEAIDSLQIDLNKLNDLIQEKYFIN; translated from the coding sequence ATGCTTTTAAGTCGTGTAGCAGAATCTCTTTATTGGATCAATCGTTATTTAGAACGTGCCGAAAATATATCTCGTTTCGTGGAAGTAAGTGAAGCTATGTCATTAGATTGTCCACCAGGAAGTGCAGAACCTTGGCTCCCATTAATAGATGCTTCAAGTGACAGAGAATCGTTTGATAAAAGATTCCCGGAGAAAAAACCTGATGACGTTATTAATTTTTTAATAAGAGATCGTTTAAATCCAAACAGCATAATTTCTTGCATTCAATTGGCAAGAGAAAACGCACGACAAATAAGAGATGTAATGACCTCAGAAATGTGGGAACAAATTAATATTTTATACTGGAATATGCAAGAAGGAGAAACAATATGGAATAAGCCAAGACAAGAACAATTAAGTGAAATAAGGAGGGAATGTCAGCTTTTTTATGGAATTACAGATGCGACTCTAAGCAAAGACCTTTCTTGGAGATTTAGCATTCTTGGAAGATTAATAGAAAGAGCTGACAAAACGTCTAGGATTTTAGATGTGAAATATTATTTACTTCTTCCCAGCTTAGATAAACTTGGAGGAGTTCTTGATGAGTTGCAATGGATTGCTCTTTTACGCTCAGCTGGTGCTTATCAAATGTTTAGGAAAGCAGAGCAAAATTCTATAAAGCCTAATTCAGTTGCAAGATTTCTTTTACTTGATCCAATTTTCCCTAGATCAGTAAGATACTGTTTAGACGGGATTAGCAATACTCTTAAAATGATAGATTCGGCTCCACCTCCTGAAAACCCTTCTGAATTAGAGTGCATGAGAGGTTTGCTAAAAGCAAAATGGAGTTATATCAGAATTGAAGATATAATCAATGATGGTTTACATGAGGCAATCGATTCATTGCAAATTGATTTAAATAAATTAAATGATCTCATTCAAGAAAAATATTTTATTAATTAA
- a CDS encoding DNA gyrase: MVRYYCPYCNPKYQFQKQSSNGTLICGLCGEDLVKKPFIRLNQIIALVAASSLLLPLIYTFIFLIKNQINPPNKNYQANKKSLIIIKDKIS; this comes from the coding sequence ATGGTTAGATATTATTGCCCCTATTGCAATCCTAAATATCAATTTCAAAAACAATCCTCAAATGGCACTTTGATTTGTGGCTTGTGTGGAGAGGATCTTGTAAAAAAACCATTTATTAGGTTAAATCAGATAATTGCTTTAGTTGCTGCTTCTTCATTACTTCTTCCATTAATATATACTTTTATTTTTTTAATTAAAAATCAAATCAATCCCCCTAATAAAAATTATCAAGCAAATAAGAAATCTTTGATAATCATCAAAGATAAAATTTCATAA
- a CDS encoding DUF2834 domain-containing protein has translation MNSFNILKDNKQILSYLYLFLSFLGAILPMMANFEFAREYGNSFDINNFISLANANPAAQSISRDLLVGASAIFIWIVNESKKLNMKNMWVVYIGTFLIAFAFSAPFFLFLRERRIIELEQI, from the coding sequence GTGAATTCATTTAACATTTTAAAAGATAATAAACAGATACTATCTTATCTTTACCTTTTTCTATCATTTTTAGGAGCTATCCTTCCAATGATGGCAAATTTCGAATTTGCTAGGGAATATGGAAATAGTTTTGATATCAATAACTTCATTTCTTTAGCGAATGCCAACCCGGCAGCTCAGTCAATTTCTAGAGACTTATTAGTAGGTGCAAGCGCAATTTTTATATGGATAGTAAATGAATCAAAAAAACTAAACATGAAAAATATGTGGGTTGTTTACATTGGAACTTTTCTTATTGCATTTGCATTCTCAGCACCTTTTTTCTTATTTCTAAGAGAGCGAAGAATTATTGAATTAGAACAAATTTAA
- a CDS encoding carbohydrate kinase family protein yields the protein MAVEKNNKIEEYKSKKGNLNFAVVGHIEWINFLRVDKLPKPGIISHSKKSIEYPAGGGSIIAKILSDLTLNQIHFFTSLGNDDYGDKCFKILSNMGIKLHVAWRDKPTRRGFSLIDSQGERAITVIGERLAPTHKDKLEWKILQKMDGIFITASDSEIFKMARSASKLCTTPRVGLNTINKSNVLLDGLIGSNLDPGEVFSFSELSLKPKYTIKTEGENGGIIFPGGRYKALKNKRLKVDSYGCGDSFAAGILYGMASNWDIDKSLNLAKVMGRDASEFFGPYANNDDK from the coding sequence ATGGCTGTTGAAAAGAATAATAAAATTGAAGAATATAAATCTAAAAAAGGGAATTTGAATTTTGCGGTAGTTGGCCATATTGAGTGGATAAATTTCTTAAGAGTCGATAAATTGCCGAAGCCAGGAATTATCTCTCATTCTAAAAAGTCTATTGAATATCCAGCTGGTGGTGGCTCTATTATCGCGAAAATACTTTCTGATTTAACTTTAAATCAAATTCATTTTTTTACTTCATTAGGTAATGATGATTATGGAGATAAGTGTTTCAAAATTCTCTCAAATATGGGAATTAAGTTGCATGTAGCCTGGCGTGATAAACCAACTAGAAGAGGATTTAGTTTAATTGACTCACAAGGTGAAAGAGCAATAACAGTTATTGGAGAAAGGTTAGCTCCAACTCATAAAGACAAGTTAGAATGGAAGATTTTACAAAAAATGGACGGAATTTTTATTACTGCATCTGATTCAGAGATTTTTAAAATGGCTAGATCAGCTTCAAAACTATGTACAACACCAAGGGTGGGATTAAATACAATTAATAAATCAAATGTCCTTTTAGATGGATTAATAGGCAGTAATCTTGATCCAGGGGAAGTTTTTTCTTTTTCTGAATTATCCTTAAAACCCAAATATACTATCAAAACCGAGGGTGAGAATGGAGGCATAATATTTCCTGGAGGAAGATATAAGGCTCTTAAAAACAAAAGATTAAAGGTTGATTCTTATGGATGTGGCGATTCTTTTGCTGCGGGTATTCTTTATGGAATGGCATCTAATTGGGATATAGATAAAAGTTTAAATCTTGCTAAAGTAATGGGAAGAGACGCCAGTGAATTTTTTGGCCCATATGCAAATAATGATGATAAATAA
- a CDS encoding WD40 repeat domain-containing protein, which translates to MPDIEPFSPRGMFHEGWTAEVSDYAIACGWSLKGKQFIVGDVAGGIFAFEGDTGKIIWEKENTHSGGLLAMAIHPEGEIFATSGQDGNVQICNCHEGKVIKTLDLGKGWVEHLKWSNDGLFLAIASSKKVYVFNEIGEEKWISEDHPSTVSAITWSNRNELATACYGRVTFFDIVNNKTNQKLEWQGSLVSMELSPDGDIVACGSQDNSVHFWRRSTGMDAEMTGYPGKPSHLSFDDSGKLLATSGSERITVWSFIGNGPEGTMPGELCHHTEPISSLAFSNKGMLVASGSRDGSVVASFLKKDGNGDPVGAAFAGDLVGAISWRPDDCALAAVNAKGVVNVWKFKVRTNLFSKGFK; encoded by the coding sequence ATGCCTGATATAGAACCATTTAGCCCGAGAGGCATGTTCCACGAGGGATGGACAGCTGAAGTTAGTGATTATGCCATAGCATGTGGCTGGTCTCTTAAAGGGAAACAATTTATTGTTGGCGACGTGGCAGGTGGTATTTTTGCTTTCGAAGGAGATACTGGAAAAATTATTTGGGAAAAAGAAAATACTCACTCTGGTGGTCTACTAGCAATGGCAATTCATCCAGAGGGTGAAATTTTTGCAACATCAGGTCAGGATGGAAATGTTCAAATTTGTAATTGCCATGAAGGTAAAGTTATTAAAACACTTGATCTTGGCAAAGGTTGGGTAGAACACCTCAAGTGGTCTAATGACGGTTTATTTCTAGCGATAGCTTCCTCAAAAAAAGTATATGTTTTTAATGAAATTGGTGAAGAGAAATGGATCTCAGAAGACCATCCAAGCACAGTAAGTGCAATAACATGGTCAAATAGAAATGAGCTAGCAACTGCTTGCTATGGAAGAGTGACATTCTTTGACATAGTTAATAATAAAACTAATCAAAAACTCGAATGGCAAGGATCATTGGTATCTATGGAATTAAGTCCTGATGGAGATATAGTTGCCTGCGGTAGTCAAGACAATTCAGTTCATTTTTGGAGAAGATCAACAGGAATGGATGCTGAAATGACGGGGTATCCTGGGAAACCAAGTCACCTTTCTTTTGATGACAGTGGAAAATTACTAGCAACTAGTGGAAGTGAAAGAATTACAGTATGGAGCTTTATAGGAAATGGTCCAGAGGGGACTATGCCAGGAGAGCTATGTCACCATACAGAACCCATTTCGAGCCTAGCCTTTTCAAATAAAGGTATGCTTGTAGCCTCAGGATCTAGAGATGGTTCTGTTGTCGCAAGTTTTCTAAAAAAAGACGGTAATGGAGACCCTGTTGGGGCTGCATTCGCGGGAGATTTAGTAGGGGCAATATCCTGGAGACCTGATGATTGTGCACTTGCAGCAGTTAATGCAAAAGGTGTTGTAAATGTATGGAAATTTAAAGTTCGTACAAACCTTTTTTCTAAGGGATTTAAATAA
- a CDS encoding pentapeptide repeat-containing protein, which translates to MKFSSFLKYFLCITFSLLVLSSPVYAGANVAVKGEGDEVPSYVRSDITGYDFHGEDLHLSSIAGAVARDADFSDVDLHGTTLTLSDLKGSNLNGINLTDTLSDRVNFQKTDLRNSVLVNMIASGSSFAGAQIEGADFSYAILDSEDQRNLCKIADGVNPTTGVSTRESLECS; encoded by the coding sequence ATGAAATTTTCTAGTTTTTTAAAATATTTTTTATGCATAACTTTTTCTTTATTAGTTTTATCTTCTCCAGTTTATGCCGGGGCAAATGTTGCTGTTAAAGGAGAGGGAGATGAAGTTCCAAGTTATGTAAGATCCGATATTACAGGATATGATTTCCATGGAGAGGATCTTCATTTGTCCTCCATAGCTGGAGCCGTTGCGAGAGACGCAGATTTTAGTGACGTTGATTTACATGGTACTACATTAACCCTATCTGATTTAAAAGGTTCCAATTTAAATGGAATTAACCTTACAGATACTCTTTCTGATCGAGTTAACTTCCAAAAAACAGACCTTAGAAATTCTGTCTTAGTGAATATGATTGCATCAGGTAGCAGTTTTGCAGGGGCTCAAATAGAAGGCGCAGATTTTTCTTATGCGATTCTTGACAGCGAAGATCAAAGAAATCTTTGTAAAATTGCCGATGGTGTTAATCCAACTACAGGCGTTTCAACAAGAGAAAGTCTTGAGTGTAGTTAG
- a CDS encoding transglutaminase family protein: MRIKYIHKLEYKYEAPVQLGEHRLCIKPRSNGFQKLKNFELTITPEPEIIYPLLAASGEEINRIRFNGLTDKLIIESISEVETIKHPNIIDGVKDRDLTLPFCRSIINRDLQGALEGWMPNGQHDPSAVELAQEALAGSINNALSFTYQLIEIIQDRVKYTKRHTGPAWPASRTIRERIGSCRDLAMLMVESCRSIGIPSRFVSGYHFEEPLPSDLDLHAWAELYIPGAGWRGFDPSGKGLIDERYLTLVSSSKSNLTSVVTGNFIGKNNLENTLSWEIKPIELK; the protein is encoded by the coding sequence ATGAGAATTAAATACATTCACAAACTTGAATATAAATATGAAGCCCCTGTTCAATTAGGCGAGCATAGATTGTGTATAAAGCCGAGGTCAAATGGATTTCAAAAGTTGAAAAATTTTGAATTAACAATTACCCCAGAACCAGAAATTATTTATCCATTACTTGCTGCCAGTGGCGAAGAGATTAATCGAATTAGATTCAACGGATTAACAGATAAATTAATTATTGAATCCATTAGCGAAGTTGAAACTATTAAACATCCAAACATTATTGATGGGGTTAAAGATAGAGATTTAACATTACCTTTTTGTAGGAGCATTATTAACAGAGATTTACAGGGTGCATTAGAAGGGTGGATGCCAAATGGACAACATGATCCTTCTGCCGTTGAACTCGCCCAAGAAGCTTTAGCAGGAAGTATCAATAACGCATTATCATTTACTTACCAACTAATAGAGATAATTCAAGATCGGGTTAAATATACCAAAAGACATACAGGTCCAGCATGGCCAGCGAGCAGAACAATTAGGGAGCGTATAGGTTCATGCAGAGATTTAGCAATGTTGATGGTTGAATCTTGTAGGTCAATTGGTATACCAAGTAGGTTTGTAAGTGGTTATCATTTTGAAGAGCCTTTACCTTCTGATTTAGATCTTCATGCTTGGGCTGAATTATATATTCCAGGTGCGGGTTGGAGAGGTTTTGATCCAAGCGGCAAGGGATTAATAGATGAAAGATATTTAACATTGGTATCCTCTTCCAAATCTAATTTAACTTCTGTAGTAACAGGTAATTTTATAGGAAAAAATAATCTAGAAAATACATTGTCATGGGAAATTAAACCTATTGAGCTCAAATAA
- a CDS encoding HNH endonuclease has protein sequence MFDLISYEKFRDTKDVRFFDISINESNYRDLVIHSGPAVSPPNESKFNNWQFYIHHNQEDNLLAISGGRTFFLVNFGWDYPFYKVRLESCGYILRIPRGTFHRSVSDENGSIVLNQAIRDKGGTVESEFKVTNSKDNKKLLDCITNLEPRFKIYSVK, from the coding sequence ATGTTTGACTTGATAAGTTATGAAAAATTTCGTGATACAAAGGATGTCAGATTTTTTGATATTAGTATTAATGAATCAAATTATAGAGATCTAGTTATTCATAGTGGTCCCGCAGTTAGTCCCCCAAATGAGAGCAAATTTAATAATTGGCAATTTTACATACATCACAATCAAGAAGATAATCTATTGGCTATCTCTGGGGGAAGAACATTTTTTCTTGTTAATTTTGGGTGGGACTATCCTTTTTATAAAGTTAGATTAGAATCTTGCGGGTATATTTTAAGAATACCTAGAGGAACTTTTCATAGATCAGTATCTGATGAAAACGGTTCCATAGTTTTAAATCAAGCTATAAGAGATAAAGGCGGCACTGTAGAATCTGAATTCAAGGTTACGAATAGTAAAGACAACAAAAAACTACTTGATTGTATAACTAACTTAGAACCAAGATTTAAAATCTATAGTGTTAAATAA